A window of Polaribacter litorisediminis contains these coding sequences:
- a CDS encoding STAS-like domain-containing protein has protein sequence MKTIVLKNIVRNSSSNEEGLILFDLLRDAYLKNEQILLDVDSNLAMSSSFLNTSIGSFLDNYGFSKFKETFKFKGSKSQFERLNNYISNYKELYLA, from the coding sequence ATGAAAACAATTGTGTTAAAAAATATCGTTAGAAATTCAAGTTCTAATGAAGAAGGTCTTATTCTTTTTGATTTACTTCGAGATGCCTATTTAAAAAATGAACAGATACTTTTAGATGTAGATTCCAATTTGGCAATGTCTTCATCTTTTTTAAACACGTCTATTGGTTCTTTTTTAGATAATTACGGTTTCTCTAAATTTAAAGAGACGTTCAAATTTAAAGGATCAAAAAGTCAATTTGAAAGACTGAATAACTATATTTCTAATTATAAAGAACTATACCTAGCATAA
- a CDS encoding ATP-binding protein produces the protein MSEIEDVNLLTVDFNNIRFLETDDFVVLACLIESFYAQGSQVAFEGGSTSLNNHLFNIKFKEYWKEGFNRENFTLSKNHTTLCLWKISQQMIYTYTNYAKEYFERFTDNKDLIPLASNIDEVFNNIFDHSKSPVSGYIITQYYPKNNKIIFSVCDFGVGIACSINNDLVKKQEKPIEDWKAIIKSLERGYSIKSTPRNRGFGLNNILELTESSNGKLQILSNTGIVEKRSGEMYRAGDFNFNFPGTLIKVEVDLNTFEEKDDTEDIYEF, from the coding sequence ATGTCCGAAATAGAAGATGTAAACCTTTTAACTGTTGACTTTAACAATATAAGGTTTTTAGAGACAGATGATTTCGTGGTGCTAGCGTGTTTAATTGAGAGTTTTTATGCTCAAGGAAGTCAAGTAGCTTTCGAGGGTGGGTCAACTAGTCTGAATAATCATTTATTTAATATAAAGTTTAAAGAATACTGGAAAGAAGGATTTAATAGAGAGAATTTTACTCTTTCTAAGAATCATACTACTCTTTGTTTATGGAAAATATCTCAGCAAATGATTTATACTTATACTAATTATGCAAAAGAATATTTTGAAAGATTTACGGATAATAAAGATTTGATTCCGTTAGCCTCTAATATTGATGAAGTATTTAATAATATTTTTGACCACTCAAAGTCACCTGTTTCCGGTTATATTATTACTCAATATTATCCTAAGAATAATAAAATTATATTCTCAGTTTGTGACTTTGGTGTTGGGATAGCTTGTTCAATTAATAATGATTTAGTAAAGAAACAGGAGAAACCTATTGAGGATTGGAAAGCAATTATTAAATCTTTAGAACGAGGATATTCGATAAAATCAACTCCTAGAAATAGGGGGTTTGGATTGAATAATATTCTTGAATTAACGGAATCCTCTAATGGTAAGTTGCAAATCCTTTCAAATACTGGTATAGTAGAAAAAAGGTCAGGTGAAATGTATAGAGCTGGCGATTTTAATTTTAATTTTCCAGGTACCTTAATTAAAGTAGAAGTTGACTTAAATACTTTTGAAGAAAAAGATGATACGGAAGATATATATGAGTTTTAA